atatatatatatatatatatatattatatatatatatatatatatattatatatatatatatatgtatatatatatatatatatatatatatatatatatatatatatattatatatatatatatatatatatatatatatgtatatatatacacatacatacaaaaatatatatgcattcatatatatatatatatacacacacaaaaaaatatacatatgcattcatattcatacatatatacatacatacatacatacatacatatatatacatacatccgtatacatacatatatatatatatatatatatatatgtatacatactaaaatatgtatgcaatcatatatatatatatatatatatatatatatatatatatacaaaaaaatatacatatgcattcacatacatacatacatacatacatacatacatacatacatacatacatacatacatataaacatacatacgttcatacatatatatcatcgtgacccaccaggctatcagatgttgctacacatcgctggtcacaatgcgcttcgcattgttttagccttcaaatgacgccaccccgctggctaagcggacaggccaacagaagatagagtgagagaaagttgtggcgaaagagtacagcagggattgcaaccaccccctgccggaacctcgtggagcttaaggtgttttcgattaataaacactcacaacgcccggtctgggaatcgaaaccgcgatcctacgcccgcgaggccgctgccctaaccactgggccgttgcgcctgacacacgcacacacggacacacacacacacacacacacacacacacatatatatatatatatacagggtcatTCCGTacataatgcgttttttttataccttttaaaattaagataaagttctatttaaatatctaaaatatactctccttcattttctacaatgctcttccatctatctggtagacttactaggcccctcttccaaaattcccttgtctgtgacgaaaaatactcttccagatctgttctgacctcgtctacataattcatattatttcttcaaaatactaggcgcaggagtggctgggtggtaagtagcttgctaaccaaccacatggttccgggttcaatcccactgcgtggcaccttggtcaagtgtcttctgttataaccccgggccgacaaatgccttgtgagtggttttggtagacggaaactgaaagaagcctgtcgtatatatgtgtatatatatatatattatatatatatatataatatatatatatatatatatatatatatatatatatatacatacatatgtgtgtttgtgtgcctgtgtttgtccccctagcattgcttgacaaccgatgctggtgtgtttacgtccccgtcacttagcgggtcggcaaaagtgaccaacataataagtactgggcttacaaagaataagtcccggggtcgatttgctcgattaaaggcggtgctccagcatggccgcagtcaaatgactgaaacaagtaaaagagagagtaaagtgtaaagagtaaatGATCTTGAAGACTGTAAGTGTTAATCAGGGGGGGGGGCAATCTCCTGCGGATTTGCTGTGTGGGGGATCgtctcccattcaaactgctccagcctttggaatgtcatcttcgctTTATGTGGCTGGTCGTTCTCCGATgaccgaatacacacacacacatacagacacacactcacacacagacacacagacagacacacacacactcactcattcacacacacagacaccccccacacactcactcacacaaacagacacacacacacactcacacgcatacacacacacactcactcacacacacgcacactaaaaAACACGTACATGGACACagattttattgttcttttatttacTGTTACTTGTTGATTAACAGTTTTATgcaaattttgtttcttctcatCTCTCCTATTTTCGCCTTTGCTCTCTTTATTTATTGCTTATGAAATCGTACACATCCACTTTCTAAAGTGATGTATCGTATCCTGTCTTTTCGAAACTATAGAACTTGGCCTGCTTCGTGGAATTTtcctcacacattttctctttcGTTCTTGGTTCAGTTCTCTCCTAGCAGTACTAGCAATCCTTTCCTTTTCTTCGGCGCTCATTCCATAACtgtccctttttttaaaaatctcagaTGATTGCTGTTCATTCTTGCCTTTTTCTTCTTCGGGGCCACGAGACCCTCTTTCGCTATACGAGACGTTTGTTGAAGAAAATGCCGGAAACAATGTATTGAATGGTTCGCTCATGCTTGATCTTCCTTCTGTTCCTTCAGAGAACATACTTTCTCTCTTTGACGGATGTTGTATTGTCATCTTCGGCATTATTGAATCGTTTCTGAATTTCAGAGACCACGCTTCTTCTGTTTTAACTTGCCCTTGACTTTCATAGAAAGAAAATGTTTGGCGAGGTTTTCTTATACGACTCTCCAATGCGTATCCAACTGACTTCGATTTTACAGGTGAAGATTTGGTTGGCTGAATGAAATCGCTCAGTTCCAAATTGGCCACGTCCCAAGCTGTAGAATTGGTAGGAACTAAATTACTAGAGACATATCCATACCTCCTTTCATACCTGGCGGTCTGAGAACGTCGAAGCACTATTGTCTGGATACCTTTTGACTTTGTATCCTTACATTCGTCTACTTCTACAGATAAAAGTTTTGGTGAATGagtttcttttactgtttctaaAACAATAATAGATCCTAATAATCCGATTACACTGGTAGATCTCTGAAAACCTTCTTCAAAGTCAGCAGTTTGACTGGATTCTTccctgtattcttttatttctttgatcTTTGGGAAAATTAAGTTAGTTTGGGTACAAATAGACGTGTTGATGATCTTATCATGTTCAGAAGGGGGAGTGGAGATCGTATCCGCTTCAAAAACTAAAGAGAGTGCGAAATCACTGTAAACTTTTTGCATTTCAAAATCAATGTCAAAATCTTCTAAGTTGTCGTTTATATTGGACCAATGAATCCTATTTTGTAGCACCCCTTCATATAGCGGCATCAAACCGTCTTGTAATTTACATAAAAGTTGATAAAGCGGGATACAAATATCATCGATAAATGCGACTTGCATTCCAGGAAGTTTGTATCGATTTTCTCGATCCATGAGAGCAACAACTTCTTGATTTAAACCCTTTTCTTCGTCTCCCTGCTCGTAGAATTCAGCTGCAACCTTAACTGCAACTGCCTTTTGAATTTCCCACGGCTTTGTAATAGCTGAAAGATCAGCTGCTGTCATTAAAATCCTCATTAATAATTCGATGCTTTCTCGGGTGTCAAACATTTTGTCTCCGCTTTCGATTTTTTCCTTAAAAACTTCACGTTCTCTAAAGTAAGTTTGCAAGTCTGTGGCCAGAATGGCTTTCTCGATAACTTTAAGACCGTACTTGTAATTTGTATCTGAGATATTCTGAAATAGGTTGGTTTCGGTAGTGTTTAATATCATGAAAGTTCTGTCTATGTGATGGTATTCCAAGACAGATGAACTGTACAGTGTAGCAAAAGGAGATGAGGTCTTCACTTGAAATGCATTATTTTTACCTCTATGGTCAAGATCATGAACTAGAGCTGCTATTAATAAGTAAATCTGCTCAAATTCTGTGAAATATAATTGCATTTGACCAGTAGTCAATATACAAAACATCGCCTGCATAACATTAACAGCATGTCTCCAGTTATGGTAAATGTTTAGACGATAATTCTTCTTTGCTGTTAAAATAAACCTGTATAAAATATCAATAGGCAAATTCAATAGGATCAACGCATTTTTTTCAAGTAACATCCGAACACACAAATGAATAGTTTCATCATCTGTAAAGCAAGACTCATCAAAGTTATAGGAATATATATGGTACTCTTCAGAGGATCCTGGCTCTTCTTGTAAGAAAGGTTCAATAAGGCTTCGGTCGCATGTAGTATGATAGGCAAGTAACTGGTTCAATGTTTCTCGCTGTGCCAACATCCTAACAGAACGTTCATATATGCGACAATTATGAATACTGATTCCACAAATCAATGCAAACGTCTCCATTAGGTTGATGTCACTTTGGTCGAAAACATCTTTGGAATGTCTCACAAATATTATGCAACCGACGACCTCACTTGTAGCATTTGTTATTGTCATACACAGTAGCCAACGGCCGACATCACCTTCAACAGTGATTAAAGTTTCTCTAGATTCACTTTGTAATCGAATTATATCGATTATATTGATACTTTTTAAATTTTGGTCAACTGGTATTATATATTTCGGATCTAACGGAACTTCCTgcacttcttcttcatcttttaatAACTGGAAAACTTTAGACGATGTCGTCGGAGAGGCCGCATCCATTCTGTTTTCtgttaaataaacagaaatcttGCTACAGTCTAACATATCCATGGCATGTCGAAGAATTTCTGATATAAGCTTTCGAAAATTGATTTGCTCTTTCAGAACAAATTTGGCAAGTTTTAGCAATAACTTGTGGCGTTTAAATTCCACTTGTGATATTTCTAACAACCGTTCGTTGATTATACTGATTCCGCAAAACGACAAAAAGTTCTGAAATATAATTTCATCATTCGAATCGAAATAACGATCATGTTTCTTATTCAATGCTTGAGCTACACCTATTACGACGCCATCTCTATCCTTAATTGGTACAGATAGAATACTTTTCGTACAAAACCCCGTTGATTTATCAATCTCATGTAAAAAACGTTCGTCTTCGTAGGCATCTTTAATGTTCAATAGACAACTGTATTCAGCTACATATCCGACAATTCCTTTCCCGAAAGGAATGCGAATGGCATTTTCTTCGTTGTGAATTGTATCCTCCATAACCGAGGTGGCTGTAACGTCAAAGAGTTTGGAAACTAAGTGTAGCTTTTTAGCAGTTCCATGTAACAGAAATAGGCTCGCTCTCTCACAATCGAGGATGATACAagcattttgaagaattttatgaCACTGTTTGTCGACATTGACTTCGAAAACAGTGTCTTTTACAAACTCTCTGTATATTTCATTCTCTGTCACTACTGAAGTATACcctcttgattttgatttcacctcCTGTAATACTGTATCACTTGTAGTTGCACTATAACCGGTCTCTCCCGGTACTTTCAACGTGCATTTAAGGCTTTCCCCTTTGACGTCCTCTGTAGAATGCCGAGATTGCCATTTGCGAACGAAATCTGGATTATTCTGTAAGAAATTTTCAACCTCATCTTGCTGTAAATCATCCATCATTTACTGGTGTAGTATCGAAATCGAAaccaattatatttttgttgatgctgataatgatgaggatattgACCATATTTTTCTTACCAGAATAATTTGTATGGCAATGATGTTCGTATCTTTGTATCTAGCCGTTTAATCTACATAAAACTGCATTCTTTAAAATGCTCTACCAAATGCTTTTCCATCAAAAGAACGGCAATTTTTCTAAACATGACGTCAATCTCTAATGTATGACATCACACTATTAGTTTAAATCATTTAGGTTAATTAAAAGGAGACTGCATCTACATGAAAAATAATCATTAAGTATTAAATTGTAGTGGCATTAAATACCTTATTAGAAGTACTTAAGCCGTGAAAAAAGAAATCTCTAAACCTCTCTTTAGAAATGGTTTTGGTCCACTTCTTGCAGTGATATTTTACTGAAGGAATGTGGTAAATCAAGTGAAAAGCGAACTCAGGAACCGTTGCCTTCAACCAGTAAGGAAGAAGGAGCATGACAGAAGAATGAAAACGAAATAAGCCGCGAATTTGAGACAGAGAAAATTGTGTTGGACGAAGAGAATGGTGAAAGATATCAGAGAAAGGTACCTAGAGAGAGAAATTTACGAAACCTCGTAGAATTCGAAAAGAGTGTTGAAATCGAAAAGAGAGTAACAAAGATGAAAAATGTTATCAGAGTGAAATTGGTAAACTGAGAAGGTAAGAAGGGCGTGCtactggagagagaaagaggggagagattaGTAGAACtgttaggggaaaaaaaaagagttgtAACATCACCACTTCAGTTTAGATACGACGAGTTGCCGCCTGTTGTAATTTTCGACGATCTTATGCAATATTTGTTGtaattgtatggttaagaaacaaAAAGATACATGACTGTAAAGTGAACTGTaattaaaaagaacaataaaatgaaaCTGCTTGTTTTGGGGGGCGAATAAGCCATTTCATcctcattttttttatcatagtcaTAGTCCATTcgatatgtgttttatatgtacCCCAATGTCTTGTTTCGATGTGcctaaataaaagaaatcgttagcacgccggcagaaacgttagcacgccgggcgaaatgcttagcggtatttcgtctgccgctacgttctgagttcaaattccgccgaggtcgacttacatacatatatacatatacacacacatatacatatatagacatacgcacacatacattcaaatatgcacgcatacacgcacatacatacatatatacacatacatacacatacacatccatatatactcatacacacacctatatacatacacacatatatacatatatatacacacatacatacatatatacacatacacagatacatacatatatatacatacacagatacatacatgcacacacatacctatatacacatacacgcatacatacatacatacatacatacatacatacatacatacatacacagacatacatatatacgcatacacacatatatacatacacacacatacctatatatatacacatacatgcatacatatatatacacttacacacatacatggactggaagcactccgtcggttacgacgatgagggttccggctgatccgaatcaacggaacagcctgctcgtgaaattaacgtgtaagtggctgagcactccacagacacgtgcacccttaacgtagttctcggggatattcagcgtgacacggagagtgacaaggccggccccttgaaatacaggtacaacagaaacaggaagtaagagtgagagaaagttggggtgaaagagtacagcagggatcaccaccatcccctgccggagcctcgtagagcttttaggtgttttcgctcaataaacacccacaacgaccggtctgggaatcgaaagcacgatcctatgaccgcgagtccgctgccctaaccactgggccattgtgcctccacggtgaaagagtacagcagggatcaccaccaccccctgccggagcctcgtagagcttttaggtgttttcgctcaataaacacccacaacgaccggtctgggaatcgaaagcacgatcctatgaccgcgagtccgctgccctaaccactgggccattgtgcctccacggtgaaagagtacagcagggatcaccaccaccccctgccggagcctcgtggagctttaggtgttttcgctcaataaacactcacaacgcccggtctgggaatcgaaagcacgatcctatgaccgcgagtcgctgccctaaccactggccattgtgcctccacggtgaaagagtacagcagggatcaccaccaccccctgccggagcctcgtggagctttaggtgttttcgctcaataaacactcacaacgcccggtctgggaatcgaaagcacgatcctatgaccgcgagtccgctgccctaaccactgggccattgtgcctccacggtgaaagagtacagcagggatcaccaccaccccctgccggagcctcgtggagctttaggtgttttcgctcaataaacactcacaacgcccggtctgggaatcgaaagcacgatcctatgaccgcgagtccgctgccctaaccactgggccattgcgcctccacacacatacatacatacatatacacacacacacattcacacatatacatacatatacatacgcgcatacacacatatacatacatacatatatatattatgtttttattcttttgttcttttagttCCTTTCGTCATTTGAATATAGTCGTGAAGAACCGCCTtggatcgtaagattgtggtttcgattcctggaccaagcaacgcgttgtgttcttgagcaaaacacttcatttcacgttgctccagttttttagtcgaacaaattgaccccaggacgtatttttttaaagtttactactttttctatcggcatagacaggtgtggctgtgtggtaagtagcttgcttaccaaccacatggttccgggttcagtcccactgcgtggcatcttgggcaagtgtcttctgctatagccccgggccgaccaatgccttgtgagtggatttggtagacggaaactgaaagaagcctgtcgtatatatgtatatatatatatatatatatatatatatacatatatatatatgtgtgtgtgtgtgtgtgtgtgtgtttgtatgtctgtgtttgtccccctagcattgcttgacaactgatgctggtgtgtttacgtccccgtcacttagcggttcggcaaaagagaccgatagaataagtactgggcttacaaagaataagtcccgggtcgatttgctcgactaaaggcggtgctccagcatggccgcagtcaaatgactgaaacaagtaaaagagtatctttggccgaaccgctacgttacttGGACGTAAACACgtcaataccggttgtcaaacagtgataaggggacaaacgcagacacaaatacacacacacacgcataggcatacgcatatatacatatacatgcacacacacacacatacacacacacacgcacactctctctctctctcacacacacacacacacacatatatatattcgacttgcacaaggtgccatctagtgggactgaacacagagtcatgtggttgggaggcaagcttcttataacacagtcacgcctgtgccttatacatgtgtgtatatgtgtgtgtgcccacctatctatctatctatctatctatctatctatctatctatctatctatctattatctatctatctatctgtctgtctgtctgtctgtttgtctgtctgtctgtttgtctgtctgtctgtctatctgtctatttgtctatttgtctatgtatccatctatctatctatctatctatctatcactatccatctgtctatctatctatctatctatctatctatctatcactatccatctgtctatctatctatctatctatcactatccatctgtctatctatctatctatctatcactatccatctgtctatctatctatctatctatctatctatctatctatctatctatctatctatcactatccatctatctatctatctatctatctatctat
The nucleotide sequence above comes from Octopus sinensis linkage group LG24, ASM634580v1, whole genome shotgun sequence. Encoded proteins:
- the LOC115224084 gene encoding cGMP-specific 3',5'-cyclic phosphodiesterase-like encodes the protein MDDLQQDEVENFLQNNPDFVRKWQSRHSTEDVKGESLKCTLKVPGETGYSATTSDTVLQEVKSKSRGYTSVVTENEIYREFVKDTVFEVNVDKQCHKILQNACIILDCERASLFLLHGTAKKLHLVSKLFDVTATSVMEDTIHNEENAIRIPFGKGIVGYVAEYSCLLNIKDAYEDERFLHEIDKSTGFCTKSILSVPIKDRDGVVIGVAQALNKKHDRYFDSNDEIIFQNFLSFCGISIINERLLEISQVEFKRHKLLLKLAKFVLKEQINFRKLISEILRHAMDMLDCSKISVYLTENRMDAASPTTSSKVFQLLKDEEEVQEVPLDPKYIIPVDQNLKSINIIDIIRLQSESRETLITVEGDVGRWLLCMTITNATSEVVGCIIFVRHSKDVFDQSDINLMETFALICGISIHNCRIYERSVRMLAQRETLNQLLAYHTTCDRSLIEPFLQEEPGSSEEYHIYSYNFDESCFTDDETIHLCVRMLLEKNALILLNLPIDILYRFILTAKKNYRLNIYHNWRHAVNVMQAMFCILTTGQMQLYFTEFEQIYLLIAALVHDLDHRGKNNAFQVKTSSPFATLYSSSVLEYHHIDRTFMILNTTETNLFQNISDTNYKYGLKVIEKAILATDLQTYFREREVFKEKIESGDKMFDTRESIELLMRILMTAADLSAITKPWEIQKAVAVKVAAEFYEQGDEEKGLNQEVVALMDRENRYKLPGMQVAFIDDICIPLYQLLCKLQDGLMPLYEGVLQNRIHWSNINDNLEDFDIDFEMQKVYSDFALSLVFEADTISTPPSEHDKIINTSICTQTNLIFPKIKEIKEYREESSQTADFEEGFQRSTSVIGLLGSIIVLETVKETHSPKLLSVEVDECKDTKSKGIQTIVLRRSQTARYERRYGYVSSNLVPTNSTAWDVANLELSDFIQPTKSSPVKSKSVGYALESRIRKPRQTFSFYESQGQVKTEEAWSLKFRNDSIMPKMTIQHPSKRESMFSEGTEGRSSMSEPFNTLFPAFSSTNVSYSERGSRGPEEEKGKNEQQSSEIFKKRDSYGMSAEEKERIASTARRELNQERKRKCVRKIPRSRPSSIVSKRQDTIHHFRKWMCTIS